A region from the Falco peregrinus isolate bFalPer1 chromosome 19, bFalPer1.pri, whole genome shotgun sequence genome encodes:
- the DEDD gene encoding death effector domain-containing protein isoform X2 yields MATFKRSRAQAWPEERGDREHGLYSLHRMFDIVGTHLTHRDVRVLSFLFVDVIDDYERGMIRSGRDFLLALERQGRCDETNFRQVLQLLRIITRHDLLPYVTLKRRRAVCPDLVDKYLEETSIRYVTPRAHSEVEHGLGHPHKSVPPHHPVVCCSSAGPQICTKRPGRSRTLLSSQRKRRKSATPDPKEKQTCDIRLRVRAEYCQHETALQGNVFSNKQDPLERQFERFNQANTILKSRDLGSIICDIKFSELTYLDAFWRDYINGSLLEALKGVFITDSLKQAVGHEAIKLLVNVDEEDYEVGRQKLLRNLMLQTAP; encoded by the exons ATGGCCACCTTCAAACGGAGCCGAGCGCAAGCCTGGCCAGAGGAACGGGGCGACCGGGAGCACGGGCTGTACAGCTTGCACCGCATGTTCGACATCGTGGGCACCCACCTGACCCACCGGGATGTGCGGGTGCTCTCCTTCCTCTTCGTGGACGTGATTGATGATTATGAGAGGGGGATGATCCGCAGCGGCCGGGACTTCTTGCTGGCGCTGGAGCGGCAGGGCCGCTGCGATGAGACCAACTTCCGACAGGTGCTGCAGTTGCTGCGGATCATCACTCGCCACGACCTGCTGCCGTACGTCACCCTCAAGAGGCGACGGGCTG TGTGTCCAGATCTGGTGGACAAGTACCTGGAGGAGACATCCATTCGCTACGTGACGCCCCGGGCTCACAGCGAGGTGGAACACGGGCTCGGCCACCCCCATAAATCAG TGCCTCCCCACCACCCCGTGGTCTGCTGCTCCTCCGCGGGACCCCAGATCTGTACCAAGAGGCCCGGCCGCAGCAGGACCCTCCTCAGCAGCCAGCGCAAGAGGAGGAAGTCGGCGACGCCGGACCCGAAGGAGAAGCAGACCTGTG ACATCCGCCTGCGAGTCCGAGCCGAGTACTGCCAGCACGAGACAGCGCTTCAGGGCAACGTCTTCTCCAACAAGCAGGACCCCTTGGAGCGTCAGTTCGAGCGCTTCAACCAGGCCAACACCATCCTGAAGTCCCGGGACCTGGGCTCCATCATCTGTGACATAAAATTCTCAGAGCTCACCTACCTCGACGCGTTCTGGCGCGATTACATCAACGGCTCTTTGCTGGAAGCCCTCAAGGGCGTCTTCATCACGGACTCACTCAAACAAGCCGTGGGCCACGAAGCCATTAAACTGCTGGTCAATGTGGACGAGGAGGATTACGAGGTCGGGCGCCAGAAACTCCTGAGGAACTTGATGCTGCAGACGGCTCCCTGA
- the DEDD gene encoding death effector domain-containing protein isoform X1 has protein sequence MATFKRSRAQAWPEERGDREHGLYSLHRMFDIVGTHLTHRDVRVLSFLFVDVIDDYERGMIRSGRDFLLALERQGRCDETNFRQVLQLLRIITRHDLLPYVTLKRRRAVCPDLVDKYLEETSIRYVTPRAHSEVEHGLGHPHKSVPPHHPVVCCSSAGPQICTKRPGRSRTLLSSQRKRRKSATPDPKEKQTCGKSLWGGGGAWGGPGPSPEHSPPSLLPSDIRLRVRAEYCQHETALQGNVFSNKQDPLERQFERFNQANTILKSRDLGSIICDIKFSELTYLDAFWRDYINGSLLEALKGVFITDSLKQAVGHEAIKLLVNVDEEDYEVGRQKLLRNLMLQTAP, from the exons ATGGCCACCTTCAAACGGAGCCGAGCGCAAGCCTGGCCAGAGGAACGGGGCGACCGGGAGCACGGGCTGTACAGCTTGCACCGCATGTTCGACATCGTGGGCACCCACCTGACCCACCGGGATGTGCGGGTGCTCTCCTTCCTCTTCGTGGACGTGATTGATGATTATGAGAGGGGGATGATCCGCAGCGGCCGGGACTTCTTGCTGGCGCTGGAGCGGCAGGGCCGCTGCGATGAGACCAACTTCCGACAGGTGCTGCAGTTGCTGCGGATCATCACTCGCCACGACCTGCTGCCGTACGTCACCCTCAAGAGGCGACGGGCTG TGTGTCCAGATCTGGTGGACAAGTACCTGGAGGAGACATCCATTCGCTACGTGACGCCCCGGGCTCACAGCGAGGTGGAACACGGGCTCGGCCACCCCCATAAATCAG TGCCTCCCCACCACCCCGTGGTCTGCTGCTCCTCCGCGGGACCCCAGATCTGTACCAAGAGGCCCGGCCGCAGCAGGACCCTCCTCAGCAGCCAGCGCAAGAGGAGGAAGTCGGCGACGCCGGACCCGAAGGAGAAGCAGACCTGTGGTAAGAgcctctgggggggggggggtgcctGGGGGGGTCCTGGCCCCTCACCGGAGCACTCACCGccctccctgcttccctcagACATCCGCCTGCGAGTCCGAGCCGAGTACTGCCAGCACGAGACAGCGCTTCAGGGCAACGTCTTCTCCAACAAGCAGGACCCCTTGGAGCGTCAGTTCGAGCGCTTCAACCAGGCCAACACCATCCTGAAGTCCCGGGACCTGGGCTCCATCATCTGTGACATAAAATTCTCAGAGCTCACCTACCTCGACGCGTTCTGGCGCGATTACATCAACGGCTCTTTGCTGGAAGCCCTCAAGGGCGTCTTCATCACGGACTCACTCAAACAAGCCGTGGGCCACGAAGCCATTAAACTGCTGGTCAATGTGGACGAGGAGGATTACGAGGTCGGGCGCCAGAAACTCCTGAGGAACTTGATGCTGCAGACGGCTCCCTGA
- the NIT1 gene encoding deaminated glutathione amidase isoform X2, with protein MLRVLPQPLLRRLLPAPLGCLRSTSTPGSCPPAAMAGPPGLKPLVAVGQVTSTPDKEQNFEACAGLVRQAARRGACLVFLPEGFDYIGSNMAETLSLAEGLDGDIMGRYAGLARDCGVWLSLGGFHERGQDWLTTQRIYNCHVLLDPTGRLVAAYRKTHLCDVELEGRVTMKESSFTNPGTEIVAPVSTPVGKLGLSICYDLRFPEISLALRRAGAEILTYPSAFTVPTGSAHWEVLLRARAIESQCYVVAAAQTGKNHERRTSYGHALVVDPWGAVVAQCHEGPGLCYAEIDLDYLHRIRREIPVHGHRRPDLYGTVAAAGLVPAP; from the exons AT GTTGAGAGTGttgccccagcccctgctgcgcCGCCTGCTCCCGGCCCCCCTGGGATGCCTGcgcagcaccagcaccccggGCAG ctgcccccccgccgccaTGGCGGGTCCCCCAGGGCTGAAGCCGCTGGTGGCCGTGGGCCAGGTCACCTCCACGCCCGACAAGGAGCAGAACTTCGAGGCCTGCGCTGGGCTGGTGCGGCAGGCGGCGAGGCGCGGCGCCTGCCTCGTCTTCCTCCCTGAAGGCTTCGACTACATCGGCTCCAACATGGCAGAGACCCTCAGCCTGGCCGAGGGGTTGGATGGGGACATCATGGGACGCTATGCCGGGCTGGCCAG ggactGTGGCGTGTGGCTGTCCCTGGGTGGCTTCCACGAGCGCGGCCAGGACTGGCTGACCACGCAGCGCATCTACAACTGCCACGTGCTGCTGGACCCCACAG GTCGCCTTGTGGCCGCTTACAGGAAGACCCACCTGTGTGATGTGGAGCTGGAGGGACGTGTCACCATGAAGGAGAGCAGCTTCACCAACCCTGGCACCGAGATTGTGGCCCCAGTCAGCACGCCAGTGGGGAAG CTCGGCCTCTCCATCTGCTACGACCTGCGTTTCCCTGAGATCTCGCTGGCGCTGCGGCGTGCCGGTGCCGAGATCCTCACCTACCCCTCGGCCTTCACTGTTCCCACGGGCTCGGCGCACTGGGAG gtgctgctgcgGGCCCGGGCCATCGAGAGCCAGTGCTACGTGGTGGCAGCCGCCCAGACTGGGAAAAACCACGAGCGCCGGACATCCTACGGCCACGCGCTGGTGGTGGACCCCTGGGGTGCTGTGGTGGCCCAGTGCCACGAGGGACCCGGGCTCTGCTACGCTGAGATAGACCTCGACTACCTGCACCGCATCCGCCGGGAGATCCCAGTGCACGGTCACCGCCGGCCCGACCTCTACGGCACCGTGGCGGCCGCAGGGTTGGTGCCGGCACCATGA
- the NIT1 gene encoding deaminated glutathione amidase isoform X1, whose amino-acid sequence MLRVLPQPLLRRLLPAPLGCLRSTSTPGRYPGHAGGDPCWPRGAARGPWGLPAALGLTALCCSCPPAAMAGPPGLKPLVAVGQVTSTPDKEQNFEACAGLVRQAARRGACLVFLPEGFDYIGSNMAETLSLAEGLDGDIMGRYAGLARDCGVWLSLGGFHERGQDWLTTQRIYNCHVLLDPTGRLVAAYRKTHLCDVELEGRVTMKESSFTNPGTEIVAPVSTPVGKLGLSICYDLRFPEISLALRRAGAEILTYPSAFTVPTGSAHWEVLLRARAIESQCYVVAAAQTGKNHERRTSYGHALVVDPWGAVVAQCHEGPGLCYAEIDLDYLHRIRREIPVHGHRRPDLYGTVAAAGLVPAP is encoded by the exons AT GTTGAGAGTGttgccccagcccctgctgcgcCGCCTGCTCCCGGCCCCCCTGGGATGCCTGcgcagcaccagcaccccggGCAGGTACCCCGGGCACGCGGGGGGTGACCCGTGCtggccccggggggctgcccgcGGTCCCTGGGGGCTGCCCGCAGCTCTGGGACTGACTgcgctgtgctgcagctgcccccccgccgccaTGGCGGGTCCCCCAGGGCTGAAGCCGCTGGTGGCCGTGGGCCAGGTCACCTCCACGCCCGACAAGGAGCAGAACTTCGAGGCCTGCGCTGGGCTGGTGCGGCAGGCGGCGAGGCGCGGCGCCTGCCTCGTCTTCCTCCCTGAAGGCTTCGACTACATCGGCTCCAACATGGCAGAGACCCTCAGCCTGGCCGAGGGGTTGGATGGGGACATCATGGGACGCTATGCCGGGCTGGCCAG ggactGTGGCGTGTGGCTGTCCCTGGGTGGCTTCCACGAGCGCGGCCAGGACTGGCTGACCACGCAGCGCATCTACAACTGCCACGTGCTGCTGGACCCCACAG GTCGCCTTGTGGCCGCTTACAGGAAGACCCACCTGTGTGATGTGGAGCTGGAGGGACGTGTCACCATGAAGGAGAGCAGCTTCACCAACCCTGGCACCGAGATTGTGGCCCCAGTCAGCACGCCAGTGGGGAAG CTCGGCCTCTCCATCTGCTACGACCTGCGTTTCCCTGAGATCTCGCTGGCGCTGCGGCGTGCCGGTGCCGAGATCCTCACCTACCCCTCGGCCTTCACTGTTCCCACGGGCTCGGCGCACTGGGAG gtgctgctgcgGGCCCGGGCCATCGAGAGCCAGTGCTACGTGGTGGCAGCCGCCCAGACTGGGAAAAACCACGAGCGCCGGACATCCTACGGCCACGCGCTGGTGGTGGACCCCTGGGGTGCTGTGGTGGCCCAGTGCCACGAGGGACCCGGGCTCTGCTACGCTGAGATAGACCTCGACTACCTGCACCGCATCCGCCGGGAGATCCCAGTGCACGGTCACCGCCGGCCCGACCTCTACGGCACCGTGGCGGCCGCAGGGTTGGTGCCGGCACCATGA
- the NIT1 gene encoding deaminated glutathione amidase isoform X3 — protein sequence MAGPPGLKPLVAVGQVTSTPDKEQNFEACAGLVRQAARRGACLVFLPEGFDYIGSNMAETLSLAEGLDGDIMGRYAGLARDCGVWLSLGGFHERGQDWLTTQRIYNCHVLLDPTGRLVAAYRKTHLCDVELEGRVTMKESSFTNPGTEIVAPVSTPVGKLGLSICYDLRFPEISLALRRAGAEILTYPSAFTVPTGSAHWEVLLRARAIESQCYVVAAAQTGKNHERRTSYGHALVVDPWGAVVAQCHEGPGLCYAEIDLDYLHRIRREIPVHGHRRPDLYGTVAAAGLVPAP from the exons aTGGCGGGTCCCCCAGGGCTGAAGCCGCTGGTGGCCGTGGGCCAGGTCACCTCCACGCCCGACAAGGAGCAGAACTTCGAGGCCTGCGCTGGGCTGGTGCGGCAGGCGGCGAGGCGCGGCGCCTGCCTCGTCTTCCTCCCTGAAGGCTTCGACTACATCGGCTCCAACATGGCAGAGACCCTCAGCCTGGCCGAGGGGTTGGATGGGGACATCATGGGACGCTATGCCGGGCTGGCCAG ggactGTGGCGTGTGGCTGTCCCTGGGTGGCTTCCACGAGCGCGGCCAGGACTGGCTGACCACGCAGCGCATCTACAACTGCCACGTGCTGCTGGACCCCACAG GTCGCCTTGTGGCCGCTTACAGGAAGACCCACCTGTGTGATGTGGAGCTGGAGGGACGTGTCACCATGAAGGAGAGCAGCTTCACCAACCCTGGCACCGAGATTGTGGCCCCAGTCAGCACGCCAGTGGGGAAG CTCGGCCTCTCCATCTGCTACGACCTGCGTTTCCCTGAGATCTCGCTGGCGCTGCGGCGTGCCGGTGCCGAGATCCTCACCTACCCCTCGGCCTTCACTGTTCCCACGGGCTCGGCGCACTGGGAG gtgctgctgcgGGCCCGGGCCATCGAGAGCCAGTGCTACGTGGTGGCAGCCGCCCAGACTGGGAAAAACCACGAGCGCCGGACATCCTACGGCCACGCGCTGGTGGTGGACCCCTGGGGTGCTGTGGTGGCCCAGTGCCACGAGGGACCCGGGCTCTGCTACGCTGAGATAGACCTCGACTACCTGCACCGCATCCGCCGGGAGATCCCAGTGCACGGTCACCGCCGGCCCGACCTCTACGGCACCGTGGCGGCCGCAGGGTTGGTGCCGGCACCATGA
- the PFDN2 gene encoding LOW QUALITY PROTEIN: prefoldin subunit 2 (The sequence of the model RefSeq protein was modified relative to this genomic sequence to represent the inferred CDS: deleted 2 bases in 2 codons) produces the protein MADSTKGRPAAAPGGKALTAEQVVARFNRLRQEQRGLASKAAELELELNEHSLVIETLREVDPTRKCYRMVGGILVERTVKEVLPALENNKEQISKIIETLNQQLQAKGRELNEFREKHNIRLVGEDDPKQPPKEGAEGAGAKGSSAGVLVS, from the exons ATGGCGGACAGCACGAAggggcggccggcggcagcGCCTGGTGGGAAGGCGCTGACAGCGGAGCAG GTGGTGGCCCGGTTC AACCGCCTGCGGCAGGAGCAGCGGGGCCTGGCCTCGAAGGCGGCcgagctggagctggagctgaacGAGCAcag ccTGGTCATCGAGACGCTGCGGGAGGTGGAC CCCACACGTAAGTGTTACCGCATGGTGGGCGGCATCTTGGTGGAGCGCACAGTCAAggaggtgctgccagccctggagaACAACAAGGAGCAG aTCAGCAAAATCATCGAGACGCTgaaccagcagctgcaggcgAAGGGCCGGGAGCTGAACGAGTTTCGGGAGAAGCACAACATTCGCTTGGTGGGGGAGGACGACCCTAAGCAGCCCCCCAAGGAGGGGGCCGAGGGGGCAGGGGCCAAGGGCAGCTCAGCCGGTGTCCTGGTCTCCTAG